A single window of Corallincola holothuriorum DNA harbors:
- a CDS encoding response regulator: MRSTEEFTDKPLSQLQMKGGRGITLTDFTQIKITKHMTAPDKGRILVVDDDLEIRDLLAAHLSKNGYDVDTVGDGIEMFNTYQEGHHHLVILDVMLPGDDGFTLCQRLRKQSDVPVIMLTASSDETDRVIGLEIGADDYIAKPFSPRELLARIKALLRRVRYTQRQQPRLLNFANWQLDITTRQVTHLDGEVLELSGADFNLLQLFLKHPNEVLDRDTISDTIRGREASPFDRSIDVQISRLRQRLRDSGKQPKLIKTIRGSGYVLAAEVAYES; this comes from the coding sequence GTGCGTTCGACCGAGGAATTCACAGATAAACCTTTATCTCAGTTGCAAATGAAAGGCGGCAGAGGTATCACTTTAACGGATTTTACTCAGATAAAAATTACCAAACATATGACGGCTCCCGATAAAGGCAGAATTCTGGTGGTTGATGATGATCTTGAAATTCGAGATCTACTAGCAGCCCATCTCAGTAAAAACGGTTATGACGTAGATACGGTAGGCGATGGCATAGAGATGTTTAATACCTATCAAGAGGGACATCATCATCTGGTGATCCTCGACGTTATGCTACCTGGAGATGACGGCTTTACCCTTTGTCAGCGCCTGCGCAAGCAATCTGATGTGCCAGTGATTATGCTCACCGCTTCGTCCGACGAAACAGACAGAGTCATCGGTTTAGAGATTGGCGCCGACGACTATATCGCCAAGCCATTCAGCCCAAGGGAACTGCTAGCCCGGATCAAAGCCTTGTTACGCCGCGTTCGATACACACAACGGCAGCAACCTCGTTTGCTCAATTTTGCCAATTGGCAACTGGATATCACCACCCGCCAAGTAACCCACTTGGATGGCGAAGTGTTGGAGTTATCGGGCGCCGACTTCAACCTGCTGCAGCTGTTTCTCAAACATCCAAACGAAGTGCTCGATCGGGATACCATCTCAGATACGATCCGAGGCCGCGAGGCATCCCCCTTTGATCGTAGTATCGATGTACAGATCAGCCGTTTGCGCCAACGCCTCAGAGACAGTGGTAAACAACCGAAACTAATTAAGACGATCCGCGGTTCAGGCTATGTCCTTGCTGCAGAAGTAGCCTATGAATCTTAA
- a CDS encoding alpha-ketoglutarate-dependent dioxygenase AlkB family protein has translation MNSSVERTNYPQIIQLPDAEMHFYRCWLENPEANRLLHHFQQRLRWQQPQIRMFGKLIKIPRMQAWYGEAEARYRYSGLWLEPIPWEPELLALQQRLRVDTGSCFNAVLANWYRNGNDSMGWHSDDEPELGVEPAIASINLGASRRFQMRHRNGAYKFELELSHGSLLLMTGSTQHHWQHAIPKQKKVTDPRINLTFRSIRGDENHGK, from the coding sequence GTGAATTCCTCGGTCGAACGCACGAATTATCCGCAAATTATTCAGTTACCTGATGCAGAAATGCATTTTTATCGCTGTTGGTTGGAAAACCCAGAGGCAAATCGTTTATTGCATCACTTTCAGCAGCGGTTGCGCTGGCAGCAACCGCAGATCCGTATGTTTGGCAAACTTATTAAGATTCCGCGGATGCAGGCTTGGTATGGGGAGGCCGAAGCACGATATCGCTATTCAGGCTTATGGCTGGAACCGATACCTTGGGAGCCTGAGTTGTTAGCGCTTCAGCAGCGGCTGAGAGTCGATACCGGCAGCTGTTTTAATGCGGTGTTAGCGAATTGGTACAGGAACGGAAACGACAGTATGGGTTGGCATAGCGATGATGAACCTGAACTTGGCGTGGAACCGGCTATTGCATCGATTAATTTGGGCGCGAGCCGTCGTTTTCAGATGCGCCATCGCAACGGTGCTTATAAGTTTGAATTAGAGCTAAGTCACGGCAGTTTGTTGTTGATGACCGGTTCGACGCAGCACCATTGGCAGCATGCCATTCCGAAACAGAAAAAAGTAACTGATCCTCGTATTAATCTAACTTTTCGTTCTATACGTGGTGATGAAAACCATGGAAAATAG
- a CDS encoding ATP-binding protein — protein sequence MNLKWPERLTPRTMMSRMVLMLLTAILMSQLIVSVIWSTQFEHRDEESLTDVSNSLALSMASTIRFFRSLPFEYRHIVLNQLRNMGGTRFFVSLNHELIDIHPIPDSRRKHMVINEVSRVMQHQFGADAGVKVEFSAPNNLHVLNNDTLLADLPPSWAQHTLVLEPYNPPILVMQFPLDDGEWIYMAALLPEPLMTLETKYLPRSQLVFLLVVSTVLLLTIAVIVRWLSAPLKRFSTAAKQLGQDIHRPPLEETGPAEIAEAAKAMNAMQEQLKRYLDDREELFSAISHDLKTPITRLRLRAELLDDDEHTDKFIKNLDELEMMVKGALQCVKDTDIHENIESVDIMELLQSIQEELAEPETMSISGSIKAPFRGKPLALKRCLTNLIDNAIKYGDKVKVTLLDYEQRLYILFRDYGPGVSLYDQKKIFEPYVRLDSTRNRNASGSGLGMGIARNIVRAHGGNLDLMNHPQGGLLVKLTLPRQ from the coding sequence ATGAATCTTAAGTGGCCAGAGCGGCTGACACCAAGAACCATGATGTCACGCATGGTACTTATGCTGTTGACCGCGATCCTGATGTCACAACTGATTGTGTCAGTGATCTGGAGTACTCAGTTTGAACACAGAGACGAAGAATCGCTCACCGATGTATCCAACTCTCTGGCCCTGTCGATGGCGTCAACGATACGTTTCTTTCGCTCTCTGCCCTTTGAATATCGCCACATCGTCCTAAACCAGTTACGTAATATGGGCGGCACACGGTTTTTTGTCTCCCTCAATCACGAGCTTATCGATATTCACCCAATCCCCGATTCTCGCCGCAAACATATGGTGATAAACGAGGTATCCAGAGTAATGCAGCATCAATTTGGCGCAGACGCTGGCGTAAAGGTCGAATTCAGCGCACCGAACAACCTTCACGTGCTTAATAACGACACTTTGTTAGCCGACCTTCCCCCGAGTTGGGCACAACACACCCTGGTACTCGAGCCCTATAACCCTCCCATTTTGGTCATGCAGTTCCCATTAGATGATGGCGAATGGATCTATATGGCGGCGCTTTTACCCGAACCGCTGATGACGCTGGAAACCAAATACCTGCCTCGCAGCCAATTGGTGTTCCTGCTTGTGGTTTCCACCGTCTTATTGCTGACCATCGCGGTCATCGTGCGCTGGTTGAGTGCACCACTGAAACGGTTTTCTACCGCAGCAAAACAGCTTGGGCAGGACATTCACCGCCCACCATTGGAAGAAACGGGCCCCGCCGAAATTGCTGAAGCGGCAAAGGCAATGAACGCCATGCAGGAGCAGCTAAAGCGTTACTTAGACGACAGGGAGGAGCTTTTTTCTGCCATTAGTCATGATCTAAAAACCCCCATCACCCGCCTGCGCCTGCGGGCAGAGCTGCTCGATGATGATGAGCACACAGACAAGTTTATTAAGAACCTTGATGAACTGGAGATGATGGTAAAAGGCGCACTGCAGTGCGTTAAAGATACTGATATCCATGAAAATATTGAGTCAGTGGATATCATGGAGCTGCTGCAATCGATCCAGGAAGAACTCGCCGAGCCAGAAACGATGAGTATCAGTGGCTCAATCAAAGCACCGTTTCGTGGTAAACCACTGGCGCTAAAACGATGTCTAACCAATTTGATCGACAACGCGATTAAATACGGCGACAAAGTGAAAGTCACCCTACTCGATTACGAACAGCGCCTGTATATCCTGTTTCGTGATTACGGTCCTGGGGTATCACTTTACGATCAGAAGAAGATCTTTGAACCTTATGTTCGCTTGGATAGCACCCGCAACCGTAACGCCAGTGGCAGTGGTTTAGGCATGGGCATTGCGCGCAACATTGTGCGGGCGCACGGTGGCAACCTGGACCTGATGAATCACCCACAAGGCGGGCTACTGGTGAAGCTGACCCTACCGCGGCAATAA
- a CDS encoding ABC transporter substrate-binding protein has protein sequence MKRKTLTSVISAVALATSAGLAHAADKGEVEVLHWWTSGGEAKSAAVLKEMLEKQGYGWKDFAVAGGGGESAMTVLKTRAVSGNPPAAAQIKGHDIQEWADLGFLTTLDGTASAEKWEQVLPKVVSSVMKYDDKYVAVPVNVHRVNWLWANPAVFEKAGAKIPTTWDEFIVAADKIKAAGLIPLAHGGQAWQDATVFEAIALETMGAELYMKAFKMHDPDALGSVKMVETFEKFRTLKQYIDKDSPGRDWNIATNMVIEGKAGMQIMGDWAKGEFAAAGKKPGVDYICAPAPGTAGMFTFNIDSFAFFNLKDANDAAAQQALAKTILSPKFQEVFNLNKGSIPVRLDQDMSAFDQCALDSMATFKAANTSGKLVPSWSHGLATTSQIQGAIYDVVTNYFNDDKVSATETVDKLVRAVKSAM, from the coding sequence ATGAAACGCAAGACTCTGACCTCTGTTATCTCTGCAGTCGCGCTAGCAACCAGCGCCGGCTTAGCCCATGCTGCCGATAAAGGCGAAGTGGAAGTGCTGCATTGGTGGACATCGGGTGGTGAAGCTAAATCAGCTGCAGTACTCAAAGAGATGCTGGAAAAACAGGGCTATGGCTGGAAAGATTTCGCCGTCGCCGGTGGCGGTGGTGAAAGTGCGATGACCGTACTAAAAACCCGCGCTGTATCTGGAAACCCACCTGCCGCTGCTCAGATCAAAGGACACGATATTCAAGAGTGGGCTGATCTGGGATTTCTAACCACCCTTGACGGCACCGCCAGCGCTGAAAAGTGGGAGCAGGTGCTGCCCAAAGTGGTCAGTAGCGTCATGAAATATGATGATAAATATGTCGCTGTTCCGGTCAATGTTCACCGCGTGAACTGGCTATGGGCCAACCCTGCCGTATTTGAAAAAGCTGGCGCCAAGATCCCAACCACATGGGACGAATTCATAGTGGCTGCAGACAAAATTAAAGCGGCCGGTCTGATCCCACTGGCTCACGGTGGCCAAGCTTGGCAAGACGCGACTGTGTTCGAAGCGATCGCTTTAGAAACCATGGGCGCAGAGCTTTATATGAAAGCGTTCAAGATGCATGATCCTGACGCGCTAGGCTCTGTCAAAATGGTCGAAACGTTCGAAAAATTCCGCACACTTAAGCAGTACATAGATAAAGATAGCCCTGGCCGAGACTGGAATATCGCTACCAACATGGTGATCGAAGGAAAAGCCGGTATGCAAATCATGGGTGACTGGGCCAAAGGTGAATTCGCCGCTGCAGGTAAGAAGCCTGGCGTCGATTATATCTGCGCACCCGCCCCAGGTACCGCAGGCATGTTTACTTTCAATATCGATAGCTTCGCTTTCTTTAATCTGAAAGATGCTAATGATGCAGCGGCGCAACAAGCTCTGGCGAAAACCATTCTTAGCCCCAAATTCCAAGAGGTGTTTAACCTCAATAAAGGGTCTATCCCGGTGCGTCTGGATCAAGACATGAGTGCCTTCGATCAATGCGCACTCGATTCCATGGCGACATTCAAAGCCGCGAATACCTCAGGCAAATTAGTGCCCAGTTGGTCTCATGGATTGGCAACCACCAGCCAGATCCAGGGCGCGATCTACGACGTGGTCACCAATTACTTTAACGACGACAAAGTCAGTGCAACCGAGACGGTTGATAAGCTGGTTCGCGCCGTTAAATCTGCGATGTAA
- the bolA gene encoding transcriptional regulator BolA, whose translation MSVQNTIEKKLLQRFAPVHLEVINESGNHNVPAGAESHFKVVIVSAQFEGNRLLARHRSVNETLAQELNGQIHALAMHTYTQSEWESNFGDIPNSPKCMGGSSTA comes from the coding sequence ATGTCGGTGCAAAATACGATAGAAAAAAAATTACTGCAGAGATTTGCCCCTGTGCACTTGGAGGTGATTAATGAAAGTGGCAATCATAATGTCCCTGCAGGGGCAGAATCTCACTTTAAAGTCGTTATTGTCTCTGCGCAGTTTGAGGGCAATCGGCTGTTAGCTCGCCACCGCTCAGTCAATGAAACTCTGGCTCAGGAGCTCAACGGGCAGATACATGCATTAGCCATGCACACCTATACGCAAAGTGAGTGGGAATCTAATTTCGGTGATATTCCTAACTCTCCTAAATGCATGGGTGGCAGTAGTACGGCTTAG
- a CDS encoding TRAP transporter large permease has product MAYLPALLFAFLCCVLMLGYPVAFSLAGSALIFAYIGAWFGVIDASFLWLLPNRLFGILNNQTLLAVPLFVYMGVMLEKSQLAEQLLAAMNHLLKHVNGGLGMAVVLVGMLLAASTGIVGATVVTLAVLALPGMLNRGYGPARAAGIVAATGTLGQILPPSIALVLLGDMLSSAYQQAQLKLGVFSPKTVSVGELFAGALVPGLILVLLYLAYVLFVPCKQEAQEDLEQQETDKVLDLATGAALGWLLFRALVPTLSLIFVVLGSILFGFATPTEAAAVGAFGATVLAAVQGRLNLHTLREVGRSSLHVTSMVFMILIGAALFSLVFYALGGETLVHQWFHSLPGGPIAAMAVVMLLIFLLGFILDFIEITFVVVPIVGPVLLAMGIDPVWLGVMIAVNLQTSFLTPPFGFALFYLRGAAPDSIKTSDIYRGVVPFIGLQLLMLLLLACWPALATWLPSVLYS; this is encoded by the coding sequence ATCGCTTACCTTCCCGCCTTACTGTTTGCTTTTCTTTGTTGTGTCTTAATGCTTGGCTATCCCGTCGCTTTTTCTCTCGCGGGATCGGCGTTGATATTTGCTTATATAGGCGCCTGGTTTGGCGTCATTGATGCCAGCTTTTTGTGGCTTCTGCCGAATCGGCTGTTTGGCATTTTGAATAATCAGACGTTATTGGCAGTGCCCTTATTTGTATATATGGGGGTGATGTTAGAGAAGTCGCAATTGGCCGAGCAGCTCTTAGCGGCGATGAATCACCTGCTTAAACATGTCAACGGCGGGTTGGGTATGGCTGTCGTATTGGTTGGTATGTTGCTGGCGGCCAGTACCGGTATTGTTGGGGCTACTGTGGTAACCCTCGCCGTCCTTGCGTTACCAGGGATGCTAAATCGCGGTTATGGCCCCGCGCGTGCTGCTGGGATTGTGGCTGCAACCGGAACCTTGGGTCAGATCTTGCCACCGTCGATAGCCTTAGTGTTACTTGGCGACATGCTGTCATCTGCTTACCAGCAGGCACAATTAAAGCTAGGAGTGTTTAGCCCTAAAACAGTATCCGTTGGTGAGTTGTTTGCTGGCGCGCTGGTACCGGGTTTGATTCTGGTACTGTTGTATTTGGCGTATGTGCTTTTTGTGCCATGTAAGCAGGAGGCTCAAGAGGATCTCGAGCAACAGGAAACTGACAAGGTACTGGATTTAGCGACAGGTGCGGCGCTTGGTTGGCTTCTGTTCCGAGCTTTGGTGCCCACACTGTCACTGATTTTTGTGGTGTTAGGGTCAATATTGTTTGGCTTTGCAACACCGACAGAAGCTGCCGCCGTTGGCGCCTTTGGCGCTACCGTGTTAGCCGCGGTGCAGGGGCGATTAAATCTACATACCCTAAGAGAGGTGGGGCGCAGTAGTCTGCATGTCACCTCCATGGTGTTTATGATATTGATCGGTGCAGCCCTTTTTTCATTGGTGTTTTACGCCTTGGGTGGTGAAACCCTAGTTCATCAATGGTTCCACTCTTTGCCCGGTGGCCCGATAGCCGCCATGGCAGTGGTGATGTTGCTGATCTTCTTACTCGGTTTCATTCTCGATTTCATTGAGATCACATTTGTTGTTGTGCCGATCGTGGGTCCTGTGTTGTTGGCAATGGGGATTGATCCCGTTTGGCTCGGAGTGATGATAGCGGTGAATTTGCAAACATCGTTTCTAACCCCGCCCTTCGGTTTTGCTCTTTTTTACCTCCGTGGCGCGGCCCCTGACAGCATCAAGACATCTGATATCTATCGCGGGGTGGTGCCATTCATCGGCTTGCAGTTGTTGATGTTACTGCTGTTGGCTTGTTGGCCAGCTTTAGCGACTTGGCTCCCTAGTGTTCTTTACTCTTAA
- a CDS encoding carbohydrate ABC transporter permease has product MSTSHVLSEPVIRPQSKRFSLDGLQKWLPKLVLAPTMLITIVCIYGYMAWTTLISFSNSSFLPSYKLVGFKQYIKLLDNDRWLVSSTNLLIFGLLFIAICLVLGIFLAILLDQQIQQEGAIRTIFLYPMAISFIVTGTAWKWILNPGLGLEKMLNDWGWSSFQFDWLVDPQMSIYTLVIAAVWQSSGFVMALFLAGLRGIDPAIVKAAQIDGASKPTIYRRIVLPCLRPVFFSAIIVLSHIAIKSFDLVTALTSGGPGYSSDLPALFMYSHAFTRGQMGLGAASAMMMLAGVLAILVPYLYSELRGQRHD; this is encoded by the coding sequence ATGTCGACTTCACACGTGCTATCAGAGCCAGTGATCCGGCCACAGTCCAAGCGCTTTTCCTTGGATGGCCTGCAAAAATGGCTACCGAAACTGGTGCTGGCACCGACCATGTTGATCACCATTGTTTGTATCTATGGTTACATGGCTTGGACAACGCTGATCTCCTTCTCCAATTCGAGTTTTCTGCCCAGTTATAAGCTGGTTGGGTTTAAACAATACATCAAGTTACTGGATAACGATCGCTGGTTGGTTTCCAGCACAAACTTACTCATTTTTGGGCTGCTATTTATCGCTATCTGTTTAGTCTTGGGGATATTTCTTGCCATCCTCCTAGACCAACAGATACAGCAAGAAGGTGCCATTAGAACCATCTTTCTTTACCCCATGGCAATCAGTTTTATCGTCACCGGCACCGCCTGGAAATGGATCCTTAACCCAGGCCTGGGTCTCGAAAAAATGCTCAACGATTGGGGCTGGAGTAGCTTTCAATTTGACTGGCTAGTCGACCCTCAGATGTCAATCTACACGCTGGTGATCGCCGCGGTGTGGCAAAGTTCCGGTTTCGTTATGGCACTGTTTTTAGCTGGGCTGCGTGGCATTGACCCTGCCATTGTCAAAGCTGCACAGATTGATGGCGCAAGTAAACCGACCATCTATCGCAGAATAGTCCTCCCGTGTCTGCGCCCAGTATTTTTCTCCGCCATTATCGTGTTGTCGCACATTGCGATTAAGAGCTTCGACCTAGTGACGGCATTGACTTCTGGTGGCCCCGGATACAGCTCCGACCTACCAGCACTGTTTATGTACTCTCACGCCTTTACGCGTGGCCAAATGGGCTTAGGTGCCGCATCGGCAATGATGATGCTGGCAGGGGTGCTCGCGATCTTAGTGCCCTACCTCTATTCAGAGCTAAGAGGGCAACGCCATGACTAG
- a CDS encoding TRAP transporter substrate-binding protein, with product MTSRWLISVTAFSLLLSGCFPPSSQQHLVARESDDGTVVAATQYEWKLVTSWPKNFPGLGMAPEKFAVLVNEMSQGRLQVTVYGANQLVPGFQVFDAVSSGSVEMGHSAAYYWKGKVPAAQFFTSIPFGLTAQEMNGYLHHGGGLALWEELYAPFDLLPMAGGNTGVQMGGWFNKEINSVDDLKGLKMRLPGIGGEVLQRLGGVPVSLPGGELFTALQTGAIDATEWVGPSNDLAFGFNEAAEYYYYPGWHEPGSSLEFLINKAAFDALPNDLQVIVRAAARVVNHDMLDEYTVRNIIALQTLQEKGVKIRRFPDEVLNALQQVTDQVMAEQAAADADIARIYTHFQHYTQGVRAYHAITEKAYLEVHYP from the coding sequence ATGACATCTCGCTGGTTGATTTCTGTGACAGCTTTTTCTCTGTTGTTAAGTGGCTGTTTTCCGCCCAGTTCACAGCAGCACCTTGTTGCTCGCGAGAGTGATGACGGGACTGTGGTTGCGGCAACCCAATATGAATGGAAGTTGGTGACATCCTGGCCAAAGAACTTTCCGGGTTTAGGTATGGCACCGGAGAAATTTGCTGTGCTGGTGAATGAGATGAGCCAAGGGCGTTTGCAAGTGACTGTGTACGGAGCTAATCAGCTAGTGCCGGGCTTTCAAGTGTTTGATGCGGTCTCTTCTGGCAGTGTCGAGATGGGGCACAGCGCCGCTTATTATTGGAAGGGTAAGGTACCCGCAGCGCAGTTTTTTACCAGCATACCATTTGGTCTTACAGCCCAAGAGATGAATGGCTATCTCCATCATGGTGGTGGATTGGCGTTATGGGAGGAGCTATATGCGCCGTTTGATTTACTGCCTATGGCCGGCGGGAATACGGGTGTGCAGATGGGGGGCTGGTTTAACAAAGAGATCAACAGTGTTGATGATCTGAAAGGGTTAAAGATGCGCCTGCCAGGCATTGGCGGTGAGGTATTGCAGCGACTAGGCGGCGTGCCGGTTAGCTTGCCTGGTGGAGAGCTGTTTACTGCTCTGCAGACGGGCGCTATTGATGCCACCGAGTGGGTCGGCCCGTCGAATGATCTCGCATTTGGCTTTAATGAAGCTGCTGAATATTATTACTATCCGGGTTGGCATGAGCCGGGATCGAGCCTGGAGTTTTTGATTAATAAAGCAGCTTTCGATGCCTTACCTAATGATCTACAGGTGATCGTTCGCGCAGCGGCTCGTGTTGTGAATCACGATATGCTGGATGAATATACCGTCAGAAATATCATTGCGTTGCAAACGTTGCAGGAAAAAGGCGTAAAGATCCGTCGATTTCCTGACGAAGTGCTGAATGCACTACAACAAGTCACTGATCAGGTGATGGCTGAACAGGCAGCTGCCGACGCTGATATAGCACGTATCTATACTCACTTTCAGCACTACACTCAAGGCGTTCGTGCTTACCACGCAATTACCGAGAAGGCCTATTTAGAAGTCCACTATCCATAG
- a CDS encoding TRAP transporter small permease subunit, giving the protein MQPSYAPSPSALFSALNNIRRIIDRGIRYAGDLVAWCGGIMMLLIMLIVVLRYLFNLGWIALQESVMYLHATAICFGAAYTLQQDKHVRVDIFYRRFNARQRAWLSIGGTLCLLMPMCSMIFSVSWPYVMDSWLHHESSQETGGLSGLYLFKSLLLVLPTLLYLQGVSWIISALECLFGPSQGRAQ; this is encoded by the coding sequence TTGCAGCCATCCTATGCTCCTTCGCCATCAGCACTGTTTAGTGCGCTGAATAATATTCGCCGTATTATCGATCGTGGTATCCGTTACGCTGGCGATTTAGTGGCTTGGTGCGGCGGCATCATGATGTTACTGATTATGCTGATCGTGGTGTTGCGCTACCTGTTTAATCTGGGGTGGATCGCCCTGCAAGAGAGCGTCATGTATCTACATGCTACCGCTATCTGTTTCGGCGCGGCTTATACCTTGCAACAGGATAAGCATGTGCGCGTGGATATCTTTTATCGCCGCTTCAACGCGCGGCAGCGAGCCTGGTTGAGTATTGGCGGCACCCTTTGCTTGCTCATGCCGATGTGCAGCATGATCTTTTCCGTTAGCTGGCCCTATGTGATGGATAGCTGGCTTCACCATGAAAGCTCGCAAGAAACTGGCGGGTTATCGGGGCTTTATCTGTTTAAATCTTTGCTATTAGTGTTGCCAACCTTGTTATACCTGCAAGGCGTTTCCTGGATCATTTCCGCGCTGGAATGTTTGTTTGGGCCGTCGCAGGGGAGAGCGCAATGA
- a CDS encoding Na(+)-translocating NADH-quinone reductase subunit A — protein MIKIKKGLNVPIAGVPSQEIHDGPGITRVAVLGEEYVGMRPTMRVRVGDQVKKGDALFEDKKNPGVIFTAPATGEVVEVNRGAQRVLQSVVIRVEGDEAVQFASYPVNDLATLARDKVVENLVQSGLWTALRTRPFSKAPAIDSAPRSIFVTAIDTNPLAADPSLVIAEAADDFANGLKVLSRLTEGKLFLCKKSDASIPAVDVERLEQHDFAGPHPAGLVGTHIHMLDPVGPTKMVWHIGYQDVIAIGQLFTSGELPVDRVVALAGPQAKQPRLVRTRMGAAMDELVAGETKEGYNRVISGSVLSGTHAHGPQGYLGRFHNQVTILLEGYEKEFIGWLLPGSDKFSLTRAFLGHLAPKKLFNFTTSTGGSDRAMVPIGNYERVMPLDILPTLLLRDLISGDTDSAQQLGCLELDEEDLALCTVVCPGKYEYGSILRECLTTIEREG, from the coding sequence ATGATAAAAATTAAAAAAGGACTAAATGTTCCTATAGCCGGCGTTCCTTCGCAGGAAATCCATGACGGTCCTGGTATTACCAGGGTCGCCGTGCTCGGGGAGGAGTACGTCGGTATGCGTCCTACTATGCGTGTTCGCGTTGGCGATCAGGTAAAGAAAGGCGATGCTCTGTTTGAAGATAAAAAGAACCCAGGTGTAATCTTTACCGCCCCGGCAACGGGTGAAGTGGTAGAGGTGAACCGGGGAGCGCAACGTGTGCTGCAATCCGTCGTGATCCGAGTCGAAGGTGATGAAGCGGTGCAGTTTGCCAGTTATCCTGTCAATGATTTGGCCACCCTGGCGCGTGACAAAGTGGTCGAAAACCTGGTTCAATCAGGTCTTTGGACGGCACTACGTACGCGTCCGTTTAGTAAGGCTCCTGCCATAGATAGTGCACCTCGCTCTATTTTTGTCACCGCCATAGACACTAATCCGCTGGCAGCTGATCCCAGTTTGGTGATCGCTGAAGCCGCTGATGATTTCGCTAACGGGTTAAAAGTGCTCAGCCGCCTTACTGAAGGTAAGCTGTTCCTTTGTAAGAAATCTGATGCATCTATCCCCGCAGTGGATGTTGAGCGTTTAGAACAGCATGATTTTGCTGGACCACATCCTGCGGGACTCGTGGGTACGCATATCCACATGCTAGATCCTGTTGGCCCAACTAAGATGGTTTGGCATATTGGCTATCAAGATGTGATTGCGATTGGTCAGTTATTTACCAGCGGAGAGCTCCCTGTTGACCGAGTGGTCGCCTTGGCTGGTCCGCAGGCAAAACAGCCTCGTTTGGTGCGCACACGTATGGGTGCCGCGATGGATGAGCTCGTTGCTGGCGAAACCAAAGAGGGTTACAACCGCGTTATATCTGGCTCTGTGCTAAGTGGCACTCATGCCCACGGCCCACAAGGTTACTTGGGACGTTTCCACAACCAAGTCACAATCTTGCTTGAAGGCTACGAAAAAGAGTTTATCGGCTGGTTACTGCCGGGCTCTGATAAGTTCTCGCTCACTCGCGCGTTTCTTGGCCATTTAGCGCCGAAGAAGCTGTTTAATTTCACCACCTCTACTGGAGGAAGTGATCGCGCCATGGTGCCAATCGGTAACTATGAGAGAGTGATGCCGCTAGATATCCTTCCAACACTGTTGTTACGAGATCTGATCTCCGGCGATACAGACAGTGCCCAGCAGTTAGGCTGCTTAGAGTTGGATGAAGAAGATCTGGCGCTTTGTACTGTGGTTTGTCCTGGTAAGTATGAGTACGGCTCAATCTTACGTGAGTGTCTGACCACCATTGAGCGGGAGGGCTGA